Proteins found in one Subtercola endophyticus genomic segment:
- a CDS encoding SDR family NAD(P)-dependent oxidoreductase, whose amino-acid sequence MPKTIAIFGAGTGLGASVAHRFGREGFRIALIGRRPAPLDSLVRDLAADGIEAHAFPADLSNVTALPAFVEKITHHFGGIDVIEYAPVSNLTFHPAMELTAELLQGLVDLYLLAPVELVRAVLPQMLARSDGAILLGQGYSAVEGAPFMSGVGPVMAAARNYIYSLHGELAPLGIYAGTLTVTAMIERSEGHSAATSGEFAIHLPEGQTLPVVSPDDLADQYWELYTNRNRAEQIHPAA is encoded by the coding sequence ATGCCCAAGACAATCGCTATTTTCGGTGCTGGCACCGGGCTGGGCGCATCCGTAGCCCACAGGTTCGGTCGAGAAGGGTTCAGAATCGCTCTGATCGGTCGGCGACCAGCTCCGCTCGACTCTCTCGTGCGCGACCTTGCGGCCGACGGGATCGAAGCACACGCGTTTCCCGCTGACCTTTCCAACGTCACGGCGTTGCCCGCGTTCGTCGAGAAGATCACGCATCACTTCGGCGGCATCGACGTGATCGAGTACGCACCCGTCTCGAACCTCACCTTCCACCCTGCCATGGAACTCACTGCCGAGCTCTTGCAGGGTCTCGTCGACCTGTACCTGCTGGCACCCGTGGAGCTCGTGCGGGCGGTATTGCCGCAGATGCTCGCGCGCAGCGACGGCGCGATCCTGCTTGGCCAGGGCTACTCCGCGGTGGAAGGCGCTCCCTTCATGAGCGGTGTCGGCCCAGTGATGGCTGCCGCCCGCAACTACATCTACTCCCTTCACGGCGAGCTCGCACCTCTCGGCATCTACGCCGGCACCCTCACGGTCACCGCGATGATCGAGCGGAGCGAAGGCCACTCCGCGGCGACCAGCGGAGAATTCGCCATCCACCTCCCGGAGGGGCAGACCCTGCCCGTGGTCAGCCCCGATGATCTCGCCGATCAGTACTGGGAGCTGTACACGAACCGAAACCGCGCAGAACAAATCCATCCTGCCGCATGA
- a CDS encoding helix-turn-helix domain-containing protein: MKWCPRSSARLCSIIRQGSRSAATGSCTSRVASVNRFSPTRSTTSAPAQPRARYSSISFPTNPNSCSLCQSRPLQPPRPRRPLRQRSCPQSPRAQTSRRVPRTQEPQRHRLHRSWPQRERRRWPGGGRLRLFSVGSLFSEWLSAERLDIARDRITDPAWQSRSIARIAASAGFADVSTFHRAFRQRFGVTPGSLR; encoded by the coding sequence ATGAAGTGGTGCCCAAGAAGCTCGGCACGGCTGTGCTCGATCATCCGTCAGGGATCGCGTTCGGCAGCGACGGGCAGTTGTACGTCGCGAGTCGCGTCGGTGAACAGATTCTCGCCTACACGCTCGACGACAAGCGCACCCGCGCAACCTCGGGCTCGGTATTCATCGATCAGCTTCCCGACCAACCCGAACAGCTGCTCTCTCTGCCAGAGCAGACCTCTGCAACCGCCCCGCCCGCGACGCCCACTTCGACAGCGATCGTGCCCGCAGTCACCGAGAGCACAAACGAGCCGACGGGTGCCGCGAACGCAAGAACCCCAGCGGCACCGTCTTCATCGCAGCTGGCCGCAACGGGAACGCCGCCGATGGCCTGGTGGTGGCCGGCTGCGGCTCTTCTCGGTGGGCTCGCTCTTCTCGGAGTGGCTCAGCGCCGAACGACTCGACATCGCCCGCGATCGGATAACCGACCCGGCGTGGCAGAGCCGGAGCATCGCGCGCATCGCCGCATCCGCGGGTTTCGCAGACGTCTCGACCTTTCATCGCGCGTTCCGTCAGCGTTTCGGGGTGACGCCGGGCTCGCTCCGCTAG
- a CDS encoding GrpB family protein → MSAEEGWVEVRAYDPLWLGRFESESSAVRAALVEYAVAVEHFGSTSVPDMAAKPIVDILVGTTAAGVPENVHSALALLGYEYLGEDGRRPGRFFWRKRGQYAFNVSVVPVNGEMWNDNLALRDFLRAHSDWVQRYADVKRAAAKASPNSMLGYQEGKRAFIEEMKIAARAWVASKPAQRGLMQQ, encoded by the coding sequence ATGAGTGCTGAAGAAGGGTGGGTCGAGGTTCGAGCCTACGATCCTCTCTGGCTCGGTCGATTCGAAAGCGAGTCATCAGCCGTCCGCGCGGCTTTAGTCGAATACGCCGTGGCAGTTGAACACTTCGGGAGTACGTCCGTGCCCGACATGGCGGCCAAGCCGATAGTCGACATCTTGGTCGGAACGACAGCAGCCGGCGTTCCTGAAAACGTGCATAGTGCGCTCGCGCTTCTTGGTTATGAATACCTCGGCGAGGACGGCCGGCGACCGGGCCGATTCTTCTGGCGAAAGCGAGGACAATACGCTTTCAACGTCAGCGTCGTCCCGGTCAACGGAGAAATGTGGAACGACAATCTGGCCCTGCGTGATTTTCTACGGGCTCACTCTGACTGGGTCCAGCGTTACGCCGATGTCAAACGCGCTGCGGCCAAGGCGTCACCAAACAGCATGCTCGGCTACCAAGAAGGCAAACGCGCCTTCATCGAAGAAATGAAAATCGCCGCGCGAGCCTGGGTCGCCTCTAAGCCCGCCCAGAGAGGCCTTATGCAGCAGTGA
- a CDS encoding TetR/AcrR family transcriptional regulator: MPVTPQKTLRADAQSNLDRLLAVAAATFQQEGADTSMRAIAKSAGVGVGTLYRRFPTRDRLVEATYRSEVARLCAAATELLESRPALESLRMWMDLFVAFMATKEGMGEALRVILVDDDMKMKTRYLLADAIGMLLSEGATEGTLRTDVDPYDVLLGIGGVTLIAGDPNQAAITSRLLDLWIDGLRRGNQKQN, encoded by the coding sequence GTGCCTGTCACACCCCAAAAGACGCTTCGTGCAGACGCGCAAAGCAATCTCGATCGTCTCCTCGCCGTCGCCGCGGCGACGTTCCAGCAGGAGGGTGCGGATACCTCCATGCGCGCGATTGCGAAGTCGGCCGGCGTTGGCGTCGGAACGCTGTATCGTCGGTTCCCGACCCGCGACCGCCTCGTCGAGGCAACCTATCGAAGTGAGGTCGCTCGGTTATGCGCAGCGGCGACAGAATTACTGGAATCGCGTCCTGCGCTTGAATCACTGCGCATGTGGATGGACCTGTTTGTCGCATTCATGGCTACGAAGGAGGGAATGGGGGAGGCGTTGCGGGTCATTCTGGTCGACGATGACATGAAGATGAAAACCCGGTATCTTCTGGCCGACGCGATCGGCATGCTTCTGTCTGAAGGCGCGACGGAGGGCACACTTCGAACGGATGTCGATCCCTACGACGTGCTCCTCGGAATAGGTGGTGTGACACTGATCGCCGGCGACCCGAATCAGGCGGCAATCACCAGCCGCCTTCTCGACCTGTGGATCGACGGACTGCGCCGGGGAAACCAGAAACAGAACTAG
- a CDS encoding GNAT family N-acetyltransferase, producing MSLQTAHVALEPISPSLARRIVVRDERQGDNWHPEYPFADELDPLRSLGAMTDPDPYFTMYVIRRISDHRAVGGFSFFGPPDTTGRVEFGYGLVPSARGGGLATDAVTLALNSARAHGAAVAAADTDQDNRASQRVLLKSGLIEVARRDSLIFYERDLTA from the coding sequence ATGAGTCTTCAGACCGCGCACGTAGCACTTGAGCCGATTTCGCCGTCACTTGCTCGTCGGATCGTTGTACGAGACGAGCGTCAAGGCGACAACTGGCACCCCGAGTATCCATTTGCCGACGAACTCGACCCACTCCGATCACTGGGCGCCATGACCGACCCAGATCCCTACTTCACCATGTACGTGATCCGACGCATTTCCGACCATCGTGCCGTCGGCGGTTTCAGCTTTTTCGGGCCGCCTGATACGACTGGGCGTGTTGAGTTCGGATACGGACTGGTGCCGAGTGCTCGCGGCGGAGGGCTGGCGACCGACGCGGTCACTCTTGCCCTCAATAGCGCGAGAGCTCACGGTGCGGCCGTTGCGGCCGCAGACACCGATCAGGACAATCGTGCTTCGCAGCGCGTGCTTCTAAAAAGCGGCCTGATAGAAGTGGCACGCCGTGATTCGCTCATCTTCTACGAACGCGATTTGACCGCCTGA
- a CDS encoding heme-binding protein: protein MPNPDSDYSIAQLGAVPDARFDDFTRDDAVRLGEIAVAVTRERGLSLETDVHIGEQLAFRAQLGKTGQQNADVIVGKRLVAKHFKHSSLLARLKKDADPRLAEGLGDEYKFWGGCIPIFVGEDIVATISASGEPDVVDHAVIAEALRRFSADTP, encoded by the coding sequence GTGCCCAACCCAGACTCCGACTACTCGATCGCCCAGCTCGGGGCCGTGCCCGACGCACGATTCGATGACTTCACCCGCGATGACGCCGTACGTCTGGGCGAGATCGCCGTCGCGGTGACGCGCGAACGAGGGCTGAGCCTCGAGACCGACGTACACATCGGAGAGCAACTCGCCTTTCGGGCCCAGCTCGGTAAAACCGGTCAGCAGAACGCCGACGTCATTGTCGGCAAACGTCTCGTAGCCAAGCACTTCAAGCACAGTTCGCTGCTCGCTCGGCTGAAGAAAGACGCAGACCCCCGTCTTGCCGAGGGCCTCGGCGACGAGTACAAGTTCTGGGGTGGCTGCATTCCGATCTTCGTCGGAGAAGACATCGTCGCAACAATCTCGGCATCGGGCGAGCCCGACGTCGTCGACCACGCGGTGATCGCCGAGGCGCTGCGGCGCTTCTCGGCCGACACTCCCTAG
- a CDS encoding MFS transporter, giving the protein MSASVSSSTGLPSSPAANPNRWRALFVLSLTQLVVVLDGTIVNIALPQAQIDLGLTDTERQWVVTAYALAFGSLLLLGGRIADYWGRKRTFIVGMIGFGAASVLGGLTQSGTELIIARGLQGAFAALLAPAALALLTVTFTHGKERNTAFAVFGTVAGAGAAVGLVLGGVLTEYANWRWCLLVNVFFVIVGLVGALLFVAESKAEGDNRYDILGAITVTLGLGSLVYGFSLADSGWGTPQTIGFLAAGAGLLVLFVVVESKVAQPLLPLRVLTNRVRGGAFLMQAIAGSVMIGAMLYLTFHLQIVLGMQPLEAGLATLPLPIAITAVAPLATKLLASIGARPLMIGGPIIVAAGLFYLSFITADGSYFAQVLPGMVLLGIGMAFIFIPLQNVALSGIAPHDAGAASATVNASMQIGGSIGLSIFTAIYVSTSADAAASSPGLAALTAGYSAVFFASAIAMIGAAVIAAIFIRGPKSQLSPGGTAEFVHLG; this is encoded by the coding sequence ATGTCTGCATCCGTCTCATCGAGCACGGGGCTGCCCTCGTCGCCGGCCGCCAACCCGAATCGGTGGCGTGCGCTGTTCGTGCTTTCGCTGACACAACTCGTCGTCGTGCTCGACGGCACCATCGTCAATATCGCGCTGCCGCAGGCTCAGATCGACCTGGGGCTGACCGACACCGAGCGACAGTGGGTGGTGACGGCCTACGCTCTCGCGTTCGGTTCACTCTTGCTGCTGGGCGGCCGGATCGCCGACTACTGGGGTCGTAAACGCACCTTCATCGTGGGAATGATCGGCTTCGGTGCGGCATCCGTTCTCGGCGGGCTCACTCAGAGCGGCACCGAGCTGATCATTGCGCGCGGGCTGCAGGGTGCGTTCGCCGCCCTGCTCGCGCCGGCGGCCTTGGCGCTGCTCACCGTGACCTTCACACACGGAAAGGAACGGAACACCGCGTTCGCCGTCTTCGGAACCGTGGCCGGAGCCGGCGCTGCCGTGGGACTCGTGCTGGGCGGGGTGCTCACCGAGTACGCCAACTGGCGCTGGTGCCTGCTGGTGAACGTGTTCTTCGTGATCGTCGGACTCGTCGGAGCTCTGCTCTTCGTGGCAGAGAGCAAGGCAGAAGGCGACAACCGCTACGACATTCTCGGCGCGATCACGGTGACGCTCGGCCTGGGCTCGCTCGTCTACGGCTTCAGCCTCGCCGATTCCGGCTGGGGAACCCCGCAGACCATCGGATTCCTGGCCGCCGGCGCCGGGTTGCTCGTTCTGTTCGTCGTCGTCGAATCGAAGGTGGCGCAGCCACTGCTTCCGCTGCGCGTGCTGACCAATCGGGTGCGCGGCGGGGCCTTTCTTATGCAGGCCATCGCCGGCAGCGTCATGATCGGTGCGATGCTGTACCTGACCTTCCACCTGCAGATCGTGCTGGGCATGCAGCCTCTCGAAGCGGGTCTGGCTACGCTGCCGCTGCCGATCGCCATCACCGCAGTCGCGCCACTGGCCACGAAGCTGCTCGCCTCGATCGGTGCGCGGCCTCTGATGATCGGGGGCCCGATCATCGTCGCAGCGGGGCTGTTCTACCTGAGCTTCATCACCGCAGACGGCAGCTACTTCGCCCAGGTTCTGCCCGGCATGGTGCTGCTCGGCATCGGTATGGCGTTCATCTTCATTCCGCTGCAGAACGTCGCCCTGAGCGGAATCGCACCGCACGACGCCGGCGCCGCCTCGGCGACCGTCAACGCATCCATGCAGATCGGCGGCTCTATCGGGCTCTCGATCTTCACGGCCATCTACGTTTCGACGAGCGCCGACGCGGCAGCCTCCTCGCCGGGGCTGGCAGCTCTGACGGCGGGCTACTCTGCGGTCTTCTTCGCTTCGGCGATCGCGATGATCGGGGCGGCCGTCATCGCTGCCATCTTCATTCGCGGCCCGAAGTCGCAGCTGTCGCCCGGCGGCACGGCCGAATTCGTGCACCTCGGCTGA
- a CDS encoding 5-methyltetrahydropteroyltriglutamate--homocysteine S-methyltransferase: MPQTTTPPFRADAVGSYLRTDAVHEARARHAAGEIDDAALAAIEDRDIVALIGEQEKLGLEAVTDGEFRRAYWHFDFFAGLDGIELGEGSTGMDFKGQAIKPVAVEIVGKLGFPAEHPMLAHFHFLQAHTERLAKMTIPSPTVLHFRLAHDSLLTPLYLDRDSLFEDLAAAYRGAVAAFYAAGCRYLQFDDTAWAYLCSEDELAKARARGLDVDNIQAAYVKLINDSIRDKPADMVITTHVCRGNFRSSWIASGGYEPVAENLLANCHYDGYFLEYDSERAGGFEPLRFLPHGDKRVVLGLITSKSGELENTDAVIRRITEAAQFAPLEQLALSPQCGFASTEEGNVLTEQQQWAKMGEVIDIAHRVWN, encoded by the coding sequence ATGCCACAGACCACCACACCGCCCTTCCGCGCCGACGCGGTGGGCAGCTACCTTCGCACAGACGCCGTGCACGAAGCCCGCGCCCGGCACGCCGCCGGCGAGATCGACGACGCGGCGCTCGCGGCCATCGAAGACCGCGACATCGTGGCCCTCATCGGCGAACAAGAGAAGCTCGGGCTCGAGGCGGTCACCGACGGTGAGTTCAGGCGCGCATACTGGCACTTCGACTTCTTCGCCGGCCTCGACGGCATCGAGCTCGGCGAAGGTTCGACGGGCATGGACTTCAAGGGTCAGGCCATCAAGCCCGTCGCGGTCGAGATCGTCGGCAAGCTCGGGTTTCCGGCCGAACATCCCATGCTCGCGCACTTCCATTTTCTGCAGGCTCACACCGAGCGCCTCGCCAAGATGACGATTCCCTCGCCGACCGTGCTGCACTTCCGGTTGGCGCACGACTCGTTGCTGACTCCGCTCTACCTCGACCGCGACTCGCTGTTCGAAGATCTCGCTGCCGCGTATCGGGGCGCCGTCGCCGCGTTCTACGCCGCAGGCTGTCGCTACCTGCAGTTCGATGACACCGCCTGGGCGTACCTGTGTTCAGAAGACGAGCTGGCGAAGGCGCGCGCACGCGGCCTCGACGTCGACAATATTCAGGCCGCCTACGTGAAGCTGATCAACGACTCGATTCGCGACAAGCCGGCCGACATGGTCATCACCACTCACGTCTGCCGCGGCAATTTCCGATCATCCTGGATCGCCTCGGGCGGCTACGAACCCGTCGCCGAGAACTTGCTGGCCAACTGCCACTACGACGGCTATTTTCTCGAGTACGACTCCGAGCGGGCCGGCGGCTTCGAGCCGCTGCGTTTTCTGCCGCACGGCGACAAGAGGGTTGTGCTCGGCCTGATCACGTCGAAGTCGGGTGAACTCGAAAACACCGACGCGGTCATCCGGCGCATCACGGAGGCGGCACAGTTCGCACCTCTCGAGCAGCTCGCGCTCAGTCCGCAGTGCGGATTCGCGTCGACCGAAGAGGGCAACGTGCTCACCGAGCAGCAGCAGTGGGCGAAGATGGGCGAGGTCATCGACATCGCCCACCGCGTGTGGAACTGA
- a CDS encoding DoxX family protein — protein sequence MNVAVAITATILAVLYLVIGGMKLVLPISLIPAQMEWAHIATPWQVRAVGTLSVLGAIGVVLPVWLGILPWFAVAAAIGLVLLQVGAIITHIRMGGDAVKSLPFNTFLLLLAAFTAVGYIITI from the coding sequence GTGAACGTCGCAGTTGCGATCACGGCGACCATTCTGGCCGTCCTCTACCTAGTTATCGGAGGCATGAAGCTCGTGCTACCGATCAGCCTAATTCCCGCGCAGATGGAATGGGCTCACATTGCCACGCCCTGGCAGGTCCGCGCCGTGGGAACCCTCTCGGTGCTCGGTGCGATCGGTGTCGTCTTACCGGTCTGGCTCGGTATCTTGCCCTGGTTCGCGGTTGCGGCGGCCATCGGTCTCGTGTTGCTGCAGGTCGGCGCAATCATCACGCACATCCGCATGGGAGGCGACGCCGTCAAATCGCTTCCCTTCAACACCTTCTTGCTCCTGCTGGCTGCGTTCACCGCGGTCGGCTACATCATCACTATCTGA
- a CDS encoding nucleoside phosphorylase translates to MGFPLDEFDSADDAALRPKPLAVQGEFPSIAVLCFFPEAIEDLHQREHLVRVGKFSDQVGGAGIFVTPSRDVAVFHPGVGGPLSAHCLEQAIASGVQSVLAVGGAGALDESFAKDNVIVVDAAVRDEGTSYHYLPPSRKVVFDVAENLLAIRDLAELGINAREGTTWTTDADFRETRARVERRRAEGCVAVEMEAASLAAVCHFRGVRYVHLLYSGDDLHGLMWEERDWTTSNRRSQLLEAAIILSAAQQVRLQ, encoded by the coding sequence ATGGGCTTCCCGTTGGATGAGTTCGATTCGGCTGACGACGCAGCGCTTCGACCGAAACCTCTTGCGGTTCAAGGTGAGTTCCCGAGTATTGCAGTCTTGTGCTTCTTTCCCGAGGCAATCGAAGATCTACACCAGCGCGAGCATCTCGTCCGGGTCGGGAAGTTCAGTGATCAGGTCGGCGGTGCCGGCATCTTCGTTACGCCCAGTCGCGATGTGGCCGTGTTTCATCCCGGCGTTGGTGGCCCGCTGAGCGCGCACTGTCTCGAACAGGCTATTGCGAGCGGGGTCCAATCTGTTCTCGCAGTCGGGGGTGCTGGCGCTCTCGACGAGAGCTTCGCGAAGGACAACGTCATCGTGGTCGACGCAGCCGTGCGCGACGAGGGAACCTCGTATCACTACCTCCCGCCGAGCCGGAAAGTAGTGTTTGACGTTGCGGAGAACCTGTTGGCAATCCGCGACCTGGCCGAGCTCGGGATCAACGCCCGCGAGGGCACGACGTGGACAACGGACGCGGACTTCCGTGAAACACGTGCCCGCGTCGAGCGTCGGCGCGCAGAGGGGTGCGTTGCCGTCGAGATGGAGGCCGCTTCGCTGGCCGCTGTGTGCCATTTCCGCGGCGTGCGCTACGTTCACTTGCTCTATAGCGGCGACGATCTGCACGGCCTTATGTGGGAGGAGCGAGACTGGACGACCTCGAACCGTCGCAGCCAACTCCTCGAAGCCGCGATTATCCTCAGCGCCGCCCAACAGGTACGCCTGCAATGA
- a CDS encoding ATP-binding protein, which produces MGDFEERLSYLVDLNRLVGRIRVDLAPRGFGKTSLLRQYQRRAKERGALTIWVTAGEQSGLIGQILAAIRQETVTWQSEKRTRLVSMLDSVTIGVGVPGIARAEVSAKRPLAAAGSAGVREFENVIRTTTEAGNAAGVVIFIDEIQAADAAGLRTLAYAWQHLQAEGADVPAAIFAAGLPDAPDKISAVVTFAERIAYRPLGRLSADAEEIAISAPARAVGVTWQADALAAAISVAGGYPYSVQLIADSSWAAAGRPDPGGAIALVDVQKGQEAMRGDLDALFRARWANAAPQERDVMTAMAQLGDDPVNRADIAVRMGVTASSLSVPRARLIDKGLVQSEGRGLLGFTIPGFASFIRELDQ; this is translated from the coding sequence ATGGGAGACTTCGAAGAGCGTCTTTCATACCTAGTAGATCTGAACCGCCTCGTAGGTCGGATCCGTGTTGATCTTGCTCCACGTGGCTTTGGCAAGACTTCGCTGCTGCGCCAATATCAGCGCCGTGCTAAAGAGCGCGGCGCACTCACTATATGGGTGACCGCGGGCGAACAATCCGGACTGATCGGGCAGATTCTCGCTGCAATACGCCAAGAGACAGTGACATGGCAATCCGAGAAGCGAACGAGGCTCGTCTCGATGCTCGATTCTGTCACGATTGGTGTTGGTGTGCCGGGAATTGCCAGAGCTGAGGTGAGCGCCAAGCGTCCGCTTGCCGCGGCGGGCTCTGCGGGTGTCAGAGAGTTCGAAAACGTCATACGAACAACGACCGAAGCAGGTAACGCTGCCGGAGTCGTCATATTCATCGACGAGATTCAGGCTGCCGACGCCGCTGGGCTACGCACACTCGCGTATGCCTGGCAGCATCTCCAGGCCGAAGGCGCCGATGTGCCCGCCGCCATATTCGCGGCCGGTCTGCCCGACGCGCCAGACAAGATTTCGGCTGTGGTGACCTTCGCAGAGCGAATTGCCTATCGTCCGCTAGGGCGCCTCAGCGCCGATGCAGAAGAAATCGCAATCAGCGCCCCGGCCCGCGCTGTCGGTGTGACCTGGCAGGCAGACGCACTCGCTGCCGCGATTTCTGTAGCGGGCGGATATCCCTATTCGGTTCAGCTCATCGCTGACTCTTCGTGGGCGGCGGCTGGGCGACCCGATCCGGGAGGCGCAATCGCATTAGTCGACGTGCAGAAGGGTCAAGAAGCGATGCGAGGCGACCTCGACGCTCTTTTTCGCGCGCGGTGGGCGAACGCGGCGCCACAGGAGAGAGATGTGATGACGGCGATGGCCCAGCTCGGCGACGACCCGGTCAACCGTGCAGACATCGCCGTTCGAATGGGGGTAACGGCTTCGAGCCTCTCCGTTCCCCGCGCACGACTCATTGACAAAGGGTTGGTGCAGTCAGAAGGCAGAGGTTTGCTGGGCTTTACGATCCCTGGCTTCGCCTCGTTCATCCGTGAACTCGACCAGTAG
- a CDS encoding alpha/beta fold hydrolase: MNESRRVVTAADGVRVSYAVFEGEGPAVVVLHGLAGSSREFVPTARRLAGRKVILVDQRGHGLSTRVPADVSRSAFVGDVIEVIEAESAEPVDLVGHSMGAHTAMLVAAARPDLVRRLVLLEGNEGSGSTADHAALGDYFRSWAVPFADQASAKKSLGDGPLQQAWVADLEERPDGLYPRFDVDVMLATSAAVARPRWKEWECISAPVLVIYADGGMFTDEQKAAFVERGNDVTRVDLAGASHDAHLDSFEPLISALRAFLLTG, from the coding sequence GTGAACGAGTCAAGGCGTGTGGTCACGGCTGCGGATGGTGTGAGGGTTTCGTACGCGGTCTTCGAGGGTGAAGGTCCCGCGGTCGTGGTCCTTCACGGGCTGGCAGGGAGCAGCAGGGAGTTCGTTCCGACCGCGCGCCGCCTCGCAGGCCGAAAGGTAATACTGGTCGACCAACGCGGCCACGGGTTGAGCACACGGGTGCCTGCCGACGTGTCGCGGTCGGCGTTCGTCGGTGACGTAATCGAGGTCATCGAGGCCGAGTCGGCGGAGCCGGTGGATCTAGTGGGGCACTCGATGGGCGCTCACACCGCCATGCTCGTTGCTGCCGCACGCCCGGATCTCGTGCGCCGACTTGTACTCTTGGAGGGCAACGAAGGGAGCGGTTCGACCGCCGATCATGCAGCGCTCGGTGACTACTTCCGGTCGTGGGCGGTTCCGTTCGCTGACCAGGCTTCAGCAAAGAAATCGCTTGGTGACGGCCCCCTGCAGCAGGCCTGGGTAGCCGACCTTGAAGAGCGACCTGACGGCCTGTACCCAAGATTCGACGTCGACGTCATGCTTGCAACGAGCGCGGCCGTTGCACGACCGCGCTGGAAGGAATGGGAGTGCATCTCAGCCCCGGTGCTCGTGATTTACGCCGACGGCGGCATGTTCACGGATGAACAGAAAGCCGCATTCGTCGAGCGCGGTAACGATGTCACCAGAGTCGATCTCGCCGGTGCCTCTCATGATGCACACCTCGATTCCTTCGAACCATTGATCTCAGCGTTGCGTGCATTCCTCCTCACCGGCTGA
- a CDS encoding TetR/AcrR family transcriptional regulator — protein sequence MPDKTQEQPRLRADARANIEKLRLAAIEVFREQGLGVPLDEIALRAHVSPGTLYNRFGSREALIDSVVEELASDYLVAAANDARSTADPFDRFALYVEKLCELQAVFPDLNDVIARKYPGSRRLAELCDSSLVYAAEFITSAQAAKSLRADFTVDDLFLFFTANAAVVAATRATGPDIWRRNVGFIIDGLRSEAARPLPTQAVACAPVLEHF from the coding sequence ATGCCAGACAAGACTCAGGAGCAACCGCGACTGCGAGCGGATGCGCGAGCAAACATCGAGAAGTTGCGCCTGGCCGCCATCGAGGTCTTCCGTGAACAAGGGCTTGGCGTGCCGCTGGATGAGATCGCGCTGCGGGCTCACGTCAGCCCAGGCACGCTGTACAACCGCTTCGGTAGCCGCGAAGCACTGATCGATTCGGTGGTCGAGGAACTCGCTTCCGACTATCTCGTCGCGGCGGCGAACGATGCGCGATCCACAGCCGATCCGTTCGACCGGTTTGCGCTTTATGTTGAGAAATTGTGCGAGCTCCAGGCGGTCTTCCCTGACCTAAACGATGTGATAGCCCGCAAGTATCCAGGCTCGCGCCGCCTGGCGGAACTATGCGACAGCTCGCTGGTCTACGCGGCGGAATTCATCACGTCCGCCCAGGCGGCCAAGAGCCTGCGCGCAGATTTTACCGTCGACGACCTGTTTCTTTTCTTCACCGCGAATGCGGCCGTCGTCGCCGCGACCCGCGCGACCGGGCCCGACATCTGGCGACGAAACGTCGGGTTCATCATCGATGGACTCCGATCAGAAGCTGCCCGGCCACTCCCGACCCAGGCTGTAGCATGCGCACCCGTTCTGGAACACTTCTAG
- a CDS encoding DsbA family oxidoreductase translates to MPIDTTTQSAPLRIDAWVDVACPWCYVGKKRLETAIASSGHSDDIHLVLHTFELDPGAPKVPVSNPQYVARHMGVTVEKAVELEQRMSGLAAAEGLGFTVERIHASSFDALRLVHLAAEYDAACAFFSTVQNALFAGRADTYSREFLLQSAVSAGIPEPEATDVLDGTRFTEEVAADRAEALQLGARGVPFTVIDQKYGVPGVISVGGYSDAIATAWAER, encoded by the coding sequence ATGCCAATCGATACGACCACGCAGTCCGCACCTCTCAGAATCGATGCGTGGGTGGATGTGGCCTGCCCCTGGTGTTACGTCGGTAAGAAACGACTCGAAACCGCGATCGCCAGCTCAGGGCACAGCGATGACATCCACCTGGTGCTGCACACGTTCGAACTTGATCCTGGTGCACCGAAAGTGCCGGTGTCGAACCCTCAATATGTGGCGCGCCATATGGGCGTCACCGTCGAAAAGGCTGTCGAGCTCGAGCAGCGGATGAGCGGGCTCGCGGCTGCCGAAGGGCTCGGCTTCACGGTCGAACGAATTCACGCGAGTAGCTTCGACGCACTCCGGTTGGTGCATCTCGCAGCCGAATACGACGCCGCCTGCGCGTTCTTCAGCACCGTGCAGAACGCGCTCTTCGCCGGGCGGGCCGACACCTACAGCCGGGAGTTCCTGCTTCAGTCCGCCGTGAGCGCCGGCATTCCCGAACCCGAAGCGACCGACGTTCTCGATGGAACCCGATTCACCGAGGAGGTTGCCGCCGATCGCGCCGAAGCTCTACAGCTCGGTGCGAGAGGCGTGCCGTTCACGGTGATCGATCAGAAATACGGTGTTCCCGGCGTCATTTCTGTCGGCGGATACAGCGATGCCATCGCGACAGCGTGGGCCGAACGGTGA